In Notamacropus eugenii isolate mMacEug1 chromosome 1, mMacEug1.pri_v2, whole genome shotgun sequence, one genomic interval encodes:
- the LOC140523157 gene encoding olfactory receptor 13C3 has product MERINKTFVTEFLLLGLSGYPRLEIIFFVLILVMYLVILFGNSVLIIASIFDSHLHTPMYFFLSNLSFLDICYTTTSIPSTLVSFLSKKKNISFTGCAVQMFLGFAMGSTECLLLGMMAFDRYVAICNPLRYPTIMNKIVYVLMASVSWLSGGINSVVQTVLAMKLPFCGNNVINHFTCEILAVLKLACADISLNVITMVVSNMAFLVLPLLVIFFSYIFILYTILRMNSAKGRRKAFSTCSAHLTVVIIFYGTIFFMYAKPKSQDPLGADKLQATDKLISMFYGVVTPMLNPIIYSLRNKDVKAAVRNLLSQKSSQ; this is encoded by the coding sequence atggaaagaataaataaaacttttgtgACAGAATTTCTTCTTCTGGGACTTTCTGGCTACCCAAGACTTGAGATCATTTTCTTTGTACTAATTCTAGTGATGTACTTAGTAATCCTTTTTGGCAATAGCGTCCTCATAATAGCAAGTATATTTGATTCTCACCTTCACACCCCTATGTATTTCTTCCTCAGTAACCTCTCCTTCCTGGACATCTGTTACACAACTACTTCAATACCTTCAACCTTGGTAAGCTTcttatctaagaaaaaaaatatttccttcacaGGATGTGCAGTACAGATGTTCCTTGGCTTTGCCATGGGATCAACTGAATGTTTACTCCTGGGCATGATGGCATTTGACCGTTACGTGGCCATCTGCAACCCTCTAAGATACCCCACTATCATGAACAAGATTGTGTATGTGTTGATGGCTTCAGTGTCCTGGTTGTCAGGCGGGATCAACTCAGTAGTACAAACAGTTCTTGCTATGAAGTTACCTTTCTGTGGAAATAATGTCATCAATCATTTCACTTGTGAGATCCTAGCAGTCTTAAAATTAGCCTGTGCTGATATATCCCTCAATGTGATTACTATGGTGGTCTCCAACATGGCCTTTCTGGTTCTACCATTGctagtgatttttttctcctatatcTTTATCCTCTATACCATTTTGAGGATGAACTCAGCCAAGGGAAGGCGCAAAGCCTTCTCCACGTGCTCAGCCCATCTGACAGTGGTGATCATATTTTATGGGACCATCTTCTTCATGTATGCAAAACCCAAGTCTCAGGACCCTCTTGGAGCAGACAAGTTGCAAGCAACAGACAAACTCATTTCCATGTTTTATGGTGTGGTCACCCCTATGCTGAATCCCATCATCTATAGCCTTCGGAACAAGGATGTGAAAGCTGCTGTAAGAAATTTGCTCAGTCAAAAGTCTTCTCAGTGA